In a genomic window of Besnoitia besnoiti strain Bb-Ger1 chromosome XI, whole genome shotgun sequence:
- a CDS encoding putative eukaryotic initiation factor-3, delta subunit (encoded by transcript BESB_020240) encodes MRPLFLMGHARPLTWVTFNRDGDLLFTCGKDARLAVWYSENGERIGTYDCGKGVVWNCDCTLDSKRLICASADQKVMVFDVCSGAILHEIPEGGPCKFVEWNRKPDEQNKFVVVHDAFGSQSTKAIKVWQASKGELDGPNGKPRRLWSQDDYASRCVQVRWGPYDQTIISCHENGDIMVWNAETGEYINEFRAHKQFITCLSFSEDRLLMLSSCSDGSAKLWDTVDFKCLKTYQTDRPLNACDISPRFNKSGEERKCHVMLGGGQAAEDVTTTASGEGKFEALIYHMVYQEELGSCKGHFGPLNTLCWMPDGNGYASGGEDGYVRIYHFDETYFTDKFEP; translated from the exons ATGAGGCCGTTGTTTCTTATGGGACACGCCCGTCCCCTGACATGGGTGACGTTTAACCGCGACGGAGACCTCCTCTTCACTTGTGGCAAG GACGCCCGCTTGGCTGTCTGGTACTCTGAGAACGGCGAACGCATTG GCACCTACGACTGCGGCAAGGGTGTGGTGTGGAACTGCGACTGCACTCTCGACAGCAAGCGCTTGAtctgcgcgtccgcagaccAGAAAGTCATGGTTTTCGAcgtgtgcagcggcgccatTCTCCACGAAATCCCCGAGGGCGGTCCCTGCAA ATTCGTTGAGTGGAACAGAAAGCCCGATGAGCAGAACAAGTTCGTCGTCGTGCACGACGCCTTCGGCTCGCAGTCGACCAAGGCGATCAAAGTTTGGCAGGCAAGTAAAGGGGAA CTGGATGGTCCGAACGGCaagccgcgacgcctctgGTCGCAGGACGACTACGCCAGCCGCTGCGTGCAGGTGCGCTGGGGCCCCTACGACCAGACCATCATCTCGTGCCACGAGAACGGCGACATTATG GTCTGGAACGCCGAGACTGGCGAGTACATCAACGAGTTCCGCGCACACAAGCAGTTCATCACGTGCCTTAGCTTCTCCGAGGATCGCCTCCTCATGCTCTCC AGCTGCTCGGACGGCTCGGCGAAGCTGTGGGACACCGTCGACTTCAAGTGCCTCAAG ACCTACCAAACCGACAGACCGCTGAACGCTTGCGACATCTCGCCGCGATTCAACAAGAGTGGGGAGGAGCGCAAATGTCACGTCATGCTGGGAGGCGGTCAGGCAGCAGAGGATGTCACAACGACCG CGAGTGGAGAAGGAAAGTTCGAGGCGCTCATCTACCATATGGTGTATCAGGAAGAGCTGGGAAGCTGCAAGGGTCACTTCGGTCCGCTGAACACTCTGTGCTGGATGCCGGATGGAAACGGCTATGCCTCCGGGGGAGAAGACGGTTACGTTCGTATCTATCATTTCGATGAGACGTATTTCACCGACAAGTTTGAGCCTTAG